In a single window of the Nicotiana tomentosiformis chromosome 8, ASM39032v3, whole genome shotgun sequence genome:
- the LOC104108730 gene encoding G-type lectin S-receptor-like serine/threonine-protein kinase At1g34300 — protein sequence MKALFFIFTIIIITVEAADILPGATLLASDPNSKWSSPNNTFTLSFLQLDRTNQNTYFASISYNSIPIWTAGGSTVNGGAVDSSAALRFLSNGDLVLTNGPSGTAVWSSRTANLGVSSASLDENGNLVLKNGTFLNIWSTFDNPTDTIVPSQNFTKDHVLTSGLYSFRLRNNGNLSLFWNDSIVYYNSGLNSSANVNLTSPSLRMQPIGILSLFDPSLSSPLNVVYSSDYADEGNILRFLKLDSDGNLRIYSSTQGSGTQNVRWAALTDQCQVFGYCGNFGVCSYNETGPSCGCPSMNFDFNDPNDSRKGCKRKVDLSNCPSNSTMLQLDNAKFLTYPPELSEQIFSAGISACRFNCLVNGACVASTSLADGTGMCYFKQPNFVSGYQAPTLPSTSFVKICGPALPNPSAVSETVQKKNGGRVPGWVVALVVVASLLGLMLLEGGLWWWCFRNSSKFASLSSQYALLEYASGAPVQFTYKELQRTTKGFKEKLGAGGFGTVYRAVLANKTVAAVKQLEGIEQGEKQFRMEVATISSTHHLNLVRLIGFCSEGRHRLLVYEFMKNGSLDKFLFAEDHSSGKLLNWEHRYNIALGTARGITYLHEECRDCIVHCDIKPENILLEENYTAKVSDFGLAKLVNPKDHRHRTLTSHVRGTRGYLAPEWLANLPITSKSDVYSYGMVLLEIVSGKRNFEVSEETSRKKYSSWAFEEFERGNTEAILDKKLSKQEMDMEQVMRAIQVSFWCIQEQPSQRPTMGKVVQMLEGVTEIDRPPAPRATEGSFTGTSLNASSTSAFSTFAASAPAPSSSSSFQTAGFQSSASAKNVDKPSSSLLHSETK from the coding sequence ATGAAAGCACTATTCTTTATTTTCACTATTATTATCATCACCGTAGAAGCTGCAGATATTCTTCCTGGTGCAACCCTTTTAGCTTCAGACCCAAACTCGAAATGGTCCTCTCCAAACAACACCTTCACTCTTTCCTTCTTACAACTGGACCGCACAAACCAAAACACCTATTTTGCTTCCATTTCTTACAACAGCATACCCATTTGGACAGCCGGCGGCTCTACCGTCAACGGCGGTGCAGTTGATTCCTCCGCCGCACTCCGGTTCTTGTCCAACGGTGACCTTGTGCTCACAAATGGACCTTCAGGTACTGCTGTGTGGAGCTCAAGAACTGCAAATCTTGGTGTTTCCTCGGCTTCTTTGGACGAAAATGGTAATCTTGTGCTTAAAAATGGTACCTTTTTAAACATTTGGTCTACTTTTGATAACCCAACTGATACTATTGTACCTTCTCAGAATTTCACTAAAGATCATGTTTTGACATCTGGGTTGTATTCTTTTAGGCTTAGGAATAATGGGAACTTGTCGCTTTTCTGGAATGACTCTATAGTATATTATAATTCTGGGTTGAATTCTTCTGCTAATGTGAACTTGACTTCTCCTAGTTTGAGAATGCAGCCTATTGGGATTCTTTCACTTTTTGATCCTAGCCTTTCAAGTCCTTTAAATGTTGTTTATAGTAGTGATTATGCTGATGAAGGGAATATTTTGAGGTTCTTGAAGTTGGATAGTGATGGGAATCTTAGGATTTATAGTTCAACTCAAGGGAGTGGGACTCAAAATGTGAGATGGGCTGCTTTGACTGATCAGTGTCAGGTCTTTGGATATTGTGGGAATTTTGGGGTTTGTAGTTATAATGAAACTGGTCCTTCTTGTGGATGTCCTTCAATGAATTTCGACTTTAATGATCCGAATGATAGTCGTAAAGGGTGTAAGAGGAAAGTTGATCTTAGTAATTGTCCTTCCAATTCGACTATGTTGCAGTTGGATAATGCTAAGTTCTTGACTTATCCTCCGGAATTGTCTGAGCAGATTTTTTCTGCTGGTATTTCTGCGTGTAGGTTTAACTGTCTTGTTAATGGTGCTTGTGTAGCTTCTACTTCTTTAGCAGATGGTACAGGGATGTGTTATTTTAAACAGCCCAACTTCGTTAGTGGTTATCAGGCGCCAACCCTCCCGAGCACTTCATTTGTTAAGATATGTGGGCCTGCATTGCCTAATCCTTCTGCGGTTTCAGAGACTGTTCAAAAGAAAAATGGAGGGAGGGTTCCTGGCTGGGTTGTTGCGCTTGTGGTTGTGGCTAGTCTCTTGGGTTTGATGTTGTTGGAGGGTGGTTTGTGGTGGTGGTGCTTTAGGAACAGTTCTAAATTTGCATCACTGTCGTCTCAATATGCCCTTCTTGAATATGCCTCTGGTGCTCCTGTGCAGTTCACATACAAGGAGCTTCAGCGGACAACAAAGGGGTTTAAGGAGAAGCTTGGTGCAGGAGGATTTGGGACTGTTTATCGGGCAGTTCTGGCTAATAAGACTGTTGCTGCAGTGAAGCAACTGGAAGGAATAGAGCAAGGCGAGAAGCAATTCAGAATGGAGGTTGCAACTATAAGTAGCACACACCATTTGAATTTGGTGAGATTAATTGGGTTTTGTTCTGAAGGACGCCACAGGCTACTGGTGTACGAGTTCATGAAAAATGGTTCTCTTGATAAGTTCCTCTTTGCGGAAGATCATTCGTCAGGAAAGCTTTTGAACTGGGAGCACCGGTATAATATTGCTTTGGGGACAGCAAGAGGTATCACATACCTTCATGAGGAATGTCGAGATTGTATAGTTCACTGTGATATAAAGCCTGAGAACATATTGTTGGAGGAGAATTACACTGCCAAAGTATCAGATTTTGGCCTTGCGAAGCTCGTTAACCCAAAGGACCACAGGCATAGAACCTTGACAAGTCATGTGAGGGGTACTAGAGGATACTTAGCTCCTGAGTGGCTGGCTAATCTTCCTATAACATCCAAATCCGATGTGTACAGTTATGGTATGGTGTTACTGGAAATAGTGAGTGGAAAAAGAAATTTCGAAGTCTCAGAAGAGACTAGCCGGAAAAAGTACTCTTCGTGggcatttgaagaatttgaaaggGGTAATACAGAGGCCATTTTGGACAAAAAGCTCTCCAAACAAGAGATGGACATGGAACAAGTTATGAGAGCAATTCAGGTGAGCTTTTGGTGCATCCAAGAGCAACCATCTCAAAGACCAACAATGGGCAAGGTGGTTCAGATGTTAGAAGGCGTTACTGAGATTGATCGGCCACCTGCACCTAGGGCTACTGAAGGGTCCTTTACTGGAACTAGCTTAAACGCCAGTAGCACAAGCGCTTTTTCAACCTTTGCAGCCTCAGCCCCAGCTccctcttcatcatcatcattccAAACTGCAGGTTTCCAGTCTTCGGCTTCTGCAAAGAATGTTGATAAGCCATCATCATCACTTTTACACTCCGAAACTAAGTGA